One genomic region from Coleofasciculus sp. FACHB-1120 encodes:
- a CDS encoding agmatinase family protein: MATREEILLNFDPSGIGVDNGNLLGLPFDYDSANIIVFGIPWEVTVSYGSGTAFGPNAVLESSRQLDLYDFDNPEGWKKGIFMVEIPKGIQQKNEVLRQDAARIIEHMEQGKRVEDDPDLTQVLKTVNQECEAVNQCLFEQAQAAIKQGKKVAAIGGDHSVPLGAIQALAESYPEFGILHIDAHADLRDAYEGFEFSHASIMFNALKLPEISKLVQVGIRDISQDEVNLIQQSGGRVSAYYDPQLKQKLYAGISWLEICKQIVAELPQNVYISFDVDGLDPKLCPNTGTPVPGGLELEQTFFLFREVVNSGRQIIGFDVCEVGNSEWDGNVGARAVYKLCNLMTLSEQNLS; encoded by the coding sequence ATGGCTACCAGAGAAGAAATCCTCCTAAACTTTGATCCTAGCGGTATTGGTGTCGATAACGGTAATCTCTTAGGACTTCCATTTGATTACGACTCTGCCAATATTATTGTGTTTGGCATTCCCTGGGAAGTGACTGTTTCCTATGGCTCCGGCACAGCTTTTGGACCAAATGCAGTTTTAGAATCCTCTCGTCAACTGGATTTGTATGACTTTGACAATCCAGAAGGCTGGAAAAAAGGTATTTTCATGGTAGAAATTCCCAAAGGTATTCAGCAGAAAAACGAGGTTTTGAGGCAGGATGCGGCTCGAATTATTGAGCATATGGAACAAGGGAAGCGTGTCGAAGACGATCCCGACCTCACGCAAGTCTTAAAAACGGTTAATCAAGAGTGTGAAGCTGTCAATCAATGCCTGTTTGAACAGGCTCAAGCTGCTATAAAACAGGGTAAAAAAGTTGCAGCAATCGGAGGAGATCACAGCGTACCTCTGGGAGCTATTCAGGCATTGGCAGAAAGTTACCCGGAATTCGGAATTTTACACATTGATGCTCACGCGGATTTACGCGATGCTTACGAGGGTTTCGAGTTTTCTCATGCCTCAATTATGTTTAATGCGCTGAAACTGCCCGAAATATCGAAGTTAGTTCAAGTGGGTATTCGCGATATTTCTCAAGATGAAGTTAATCTGATTCAACAGTCAGGAGGGCGAGTTTCTGCTTACTACGATCCTCAGTTAAAACAAAAGCTTTATGCTGGAATTTCCTGGTTGGAAATTTGCAAACAAATCGTTGCAGAATTACCACAGAATGTTTACATCAGTTTCGATGTCGATGGATTAGACCCCAAACTGTGCCCGAATACAGGAACTCCGGTTCCTGGAGGTCTAGAACTAGAGCAAACCTTTTTCTTGTTCCGCGAAGTTGTCAATAGCGGCAGACAGATTATTGGGTTTGATGTATGCGAAGTGGGGAATAGTGAGTGGGATGGTAACGTTGGGGCTAGAGCAGTTTATAAGCTCTGCAATCTGATGACATTATCAGAGCAAAACCTTTCCTAG
- a CDS encoding addiction module protein, with product MTETAEKLKIELSRLSMQDRAELAYFLIHSLDEDVDDDAEILWAAELERRMQGITNGTASSEPSSKVFAELREKYS from the coding sequence ATGACTGAAACAGCCGAAAAACTTAAGATTGAGCTTTCCCGGCTCTCCATGCAGGATCGTGCAGAGCTTGCCTACTTCTTAATCCATTCCCTGGATGAAGATGTAGATGATGATGCGGAAATTCTCTGGGCCGCTGAGTTGGAGCGAAGAATGCAGGGAATTACCAACGGCACTGCTTCGAGTGAACCATCTAGTAAGGTGTTTGCGGAGTTGCGAGAGAAGTATTCGTGA
- a CDS encoding type II toxin-antitoxin system RelE/ParE family toxin: protein MKPLIIHSEARAELDSAIAYYEERKVGFGLDFLTEVEQELGKIQQNPNLGALYKVSGLRRYVMQRFPFLIFYAELEEFIWIVAIAHGKRRPDYWRRRQIK, encoded by the coding sequence GTGAAACCGTTAATTATTCATAGTGAAGCCAGAGCCGAGCTAGATAGTGCGATCGCCTACTATGAAGAGCGCAAGGTAGGGTTTGGTCTTGACTTCCTAACTGAAGTAGAGCAAGAGCTTGGCAAAATCCAGCAAAATCCAAATCTGGGAGCGCTGTACAAAGTTTCGGGGTTGCGTCGTTATGTCATGCAGCGTTTTCCCTTTCTCATTTTCTATGCAGAGTTGGAGGAGTTCATCTGGATTGTTGCAATAGCGCACGGTAAGCGCAGACCAGACTATTGGAGAAGGCGACAAATAAAGTGA
- a CDS encoding carbonic anhydrase, producing the protein MPNNIKTTWSGYHADKDNLRADIWSLLKQQGVAIGDPQGHIPNFVGSQKAAEQLADLPIWQQAKLIKCNPDSPQIPVRSRALKDAKRLYMAVPRLTNTRCFVELTAEDLQQRNIPLEEAAIAKAKDESGDPVDNAVIANVRYQIEKLKQNSTIVSERLLDEKLKIVGGRYDLDTGKVTLI; encoded by the coding sequence ATGCCAAATAACATCAAGACAACTTGGAGTGGTTATCATGCCGATAAGGACAATCTGAGGGCTGATATTTGGTCTTTGCTGAAGCAGCAGGGGGTAGCCATCGGAGATCCGCAAGGTCACATTCCTAACTTTGTCGGTTCCCAAAAAGCAGCTGAACAGTTAGCAGATTTACCAATTTGGCAACAAGCAAAATTAATTAAGTGCAATCCGGATTCACCGCAAATTCCGGTGCGATCGCGTGCTTTAAAAGATGCGAAACGCTTATACATGGCTGTACCCCGTTTAACGAATACTCGCTGCTTTGTTGAATTGACGGCTGAGGATTTGCAGCAGCGCAACATCCCGCTTGAAGAAGCTGCGATCGCTAAAGCAAAAGATGAATCGGGCGATCCGGTTGATAATGCTGTGATTGCCAATGTTCGGTATCAAATTGAGAAATTGAAGCAAAATTCAACGATCGTTTCGGAACGATTGCTGGATGAAAAGCTCAAAATTGTCGGAGGTCGTTACGATCTTGATACTGGAAAAGTCACGTTGATTTAG